In the genome of Amaranthus tricolor cultivar Red isolate AtriRed21 chromosome 15, ASM2621246v1, whole genome shotgun sequence, one region contains:
- the LOC130800828 gene encoding uncharacterized protein At4g18490 isoform X2 — protein sequence MADSSKGNSSTGEAITKMSLLDEDFSKDFLASWKSTSASDGDDMDFNFEPVSKGKKKGFNFGMEDMDFSLDDAFCKMPSFKMDMADLDFSSSPKKPAKSKDKSAQDYAKGDRLDKCEKFTFSFDFDGLDDFSLNAPSSIEEKGASFDKKIEKDGSECGDFPGHAENNMRETTKDTVVEEPAVCENAVFSKSEDLVVCNDNSDIPLVNTAKELLVSTHIVQQNETPNSSDNKFSEGTQKLDLQSYYDPAKESSDLIPVNKSTQLIGSQIPVESAKVHIYSETERTMTAQITDDELQSNEETTSKQQCTHLKQMDVSANICLVEASIQDVLSEKLEISSLVRDKNDISCTGGSHIEGLPAFVVSTAENEKQIVDKSLLQSSMDKMNISSEKNDLADGDDLFSAKHPIDTVGNTASTGDSNALSFTARSTVETHKPTLKVSATSFGSGPNAAKITIPKNKVPGDMNSNDPVIQPKNDGGRTDFSAFKDNREGSIHKGSSDKSRYNNDRVNGKNRNEEGINIMPDRRKAAMNGLTSLECEKMVKNVKSSGGPNATKTMLPKNKVPGDMNSKFSVIEPRNGGGRTEFLAFEDYVEGSTHIGSLDKSYNSNGSSKCNQKKLDDSSSSCKDLIKQDPILEKSETKASTHTTGRSEILSIPLNQGTKVGNQGLEKVKDKVSSITIQKSDIGLRNKISSQKIDKKMSALPSLKLTSFSPLRNTITDKHPIGARVQENVNVGNFDRSTRLQSCIKIASPVFPKKQTLLTPSLKRKLSEAGDMDQAYLHKTKRVSPSENRLSTVSSGKLNDGAQTQENLLEGNRKNVTTECMTPKFDFDQEAKIEALQFSLMVENDANVQKAEACANELDNICNMLKRKHEEAKELLVRALVNNNNLLMLNHPVYEEKIRAVQKFASRLTFKELEIEA from the exons ATGGCAGATTCGTCAAAGGGTAATTCTTCAACCGGAGAAGCAATAACAAAAATGTCACTACTAG ATGAGGACTTCTCTAAAGACTTCCTTGCTTCTTGGAAGTCTACATCTGCCTCGGATGGAGATGATATGGACTTCAACTTCGAGCCAGTTAGCAAGGGAAAGAAAAAGGGTTTTAACTTTGGCAT GGAAGATATGGATTTTTCTCTTGATGATGCATTTTGTAAGATGCCGTCTTTCAAGATGGATATGGCAGATCTTGATTTTTCTAGTTCTCCAAAAAAACCTGCAAAGTCAAAGGATAAGTCAGCACAGGATTATGCCAAGGGAGATCGTCTAGACAAGTGTGAAAAGTTCaccttttcttttgattttgatgG ATTGGATGACTTCAGCTTAAATGCCCCTTCAAGTATAGAAGAGAAGGGTGCGAGCTTTGACAAAAAGATAGAAAAAGATGGTTCTGAGTGTGGAGACTTTCCTGGACATGCTGAAAATAATATGAGAGAAACTACTAAAGATACCGTAGTCGAGGAACCTGCAGTATGTGAAAATGCGGTATTTTCAAAATCCGAAGATTTAGTGGTTTGTAATGACAACTCTGATATTCCCCTTGTTAATACTGCTAAAGAATTACTGGTGTCGACACATATAGTACAACAAAACGAGACACCAAATTCATCTGATAACAAATTTTCTGAGGGTACCCAAAAGCTGGACCTTCAAAGTTACTATGACCCAGCAAAAGAAAGTAGTGATCTGATTCCTGTTAACAAATCCACGCAATTAATTGGCTCACAGATTCCCGTGGAATCAGCAAAAGTGCACATTTATTCAGAGACTGAAAGAACAATGACTGCCCAGATTACAGATGATGAACTGCAGTCAAACGAAGAGACAACTTCCAAGCAACAATGTACCCATTTGAAACAAATGGACGTTTCTGCAAATATATGCTTGGTTGAAGCTTCGATTCAAGATGTTCTTTCAGAAAAATTGGAAATTAGTTCTCTAGTCAGGGACAAAAATGATATATCATGTACAGGTGGGTCCCATATTGAAGGACTTCCAGCATTTGTTGTTTCAACAGCGGAGAATGAAAAACAGATAGTAGACAAGTCATTGCTGCAAAGCTCAATGGATAAAATGAACATTAGTAGTGAGAAGAATGATCTTGCCGATGGTGATGATTTGTTTAGTGCTAAGCATCCGATAGATACTGTTGGGAATACTGCTTCAACTGGCGACTCAAATGCATTGTCCTTTACTGCCAGATCTACTGTTGAAACGCACAAGCCAACTTTGAAGGTTTCTGCAACATCATTTGGCAG TGGACCCAATGCTGCAAAAATAACAATACCTAAGAACAAAGTTCCAGGAGATATGAATTCAAATGATCCTGTCATACAACCCAAAAATGATGGAGGTAGGACGGACTTTTCGGCTTTTAAAGATAATAGGGAAGGCTCTATACATAAAGGTTCTTCAGACAAGAG TAGGTATAACAATGACCGGGTAAATGGGAAAAACAGGAATGAGGAGGGTATTAACATTATGCCAGATAGAAGAAAAGCAGCAATGAATGGTCTCACTTCACTTGAATGTGAGAAGATGGTCAAGAATGTCAAATCTTCTGG TGGGCCCAATGCTACAAAAACAATGCTACCTAAGAACAAGGTTCCAGGAGATATGAACTCAAAGTTTTCTGTCATAGAGCCCAGAAATGGTGGTGGTAGGACAGAGTTTTTGGCTTTTGAAGATTATGTAGAAGGCTCAACACATATAGGTTCTTTAGACAAAAG TTATAACAGTAATGGCAGCAGTAAATGTAATCAAAAGAAATTAGATGACAGTTCAAGTTCATGTAAAGATTTGATCAAACAAGATCCAATTTTGGAGAAAAGTGAGACAAAGGCTTCTACTCATACCACTGGGAG GTCCGAGATTTTATCAATCCCACTAAATCAGGGAACTAAAGTTGGTAACCAGGGGCTAGAAAAAGTGAAAGACAAGGTTTCGAGCATCACAATTCAGAAATCAGATATTggtttaagaaataaaatttcatcCCAAAAGATTGACAAGAAAATGTCTGCTCTTCCTAGTTTGAAATTGACTAG ttTCTCTCCCCTTAGAAATACCATTACAGACAAACATCCAATAGGTGCCAGAGTGCAAGAAAATGTTAATGTGGGAAATTTTGATAGAAGCACAAGACTCCAATCGTGTATCAAAATAGCCTCTCCAGTTTTTCCCAAGAAACAAACATTGTTAACTCCCTCTTTGAAACGCAAGCTATCTGAG GCTGGTGATATGGATCAAGCATATCTTCACAAGACAAAACGCGTCTCACCCAGTGAAAACAG ATTGTCTACAGTTTCATCCGGAAAACTTAATGATGGG GCTCAAACACAAGAAAACCTCTTGGAAGGAAACAGAAAGAATGTCACAACAGAATGCATGACCCCTAAGTTTGATTTTGATCAAGAGGCAAAAATAGAGGCTCTGCAGTTCAGTTTAATGGTCGAGAATGATGCAAATGTCCAAAAGGCTGAGGCATGTGCCAATGAGCTTGACAAT
- the LOC130800828 gene encoding uncharacterized protein At4g18490 isoform X9, with amino-acid sequence MDFNFEPVSKGKKKGFNFGMEDMDFSLDDAFCKMPSFKMDMADLDFSSSPKKPAKSKDKSAQDYAKGDRLDKCEKFTFSFDFDGLDDFSLNAPSSIEEKGASFDKKIEKDGSECGDFPGHAENNMRETTKDTVVEEPAVCENAVFSKSEDLVVCNDNSDIPLVNTAKELLVSTHIVQQNETPNSSDNKFSEGTQKLDLQSYYDPAKESSDLIPVNKSTQLIGSQIPVESAKVHIYSETERTMTAQITDDELQSNEETTSKQQCTHLKQMDVSANICLVEASIQDVLSEKLEISSLVRDKNDISCTGGSHIEGLPAFVVSTAENEKQIVDKSLLQSSMDKMNISSEKNDLADGDDLFSAKHPIDTVGNTASTGDSNALSFTARSTVETHKPTLKVSATSFGSGPNAAKITIPKNKVPGDMNSNDPVIQPKNDGGRTDFSAFKDNREGSIHKGSSDKSRYNNDRVNGKNRNEEGINIMPDRRKAAMNGLTSLECEKMVKNVKSSGGPNATKTMLPKNKVPGDMNSKFSVIEPRNGGGRTEFLAFEDYVEGSTHIGSLDKSYNSNGSSKCNQKKLDDSSSSCKDLIKQDPILEKSETKASTHTTGSRSEILSIPLNQGTKVGNQGLEKVKDKVSSITIQKSDIGLRNKISSQKIDKKMSALPSLKLTSFSPLRNTITDKHPIGARVQENVNVGNFDRSTRLQSCIKIASPVFPKKQTLLTPSLKRKLSEAGDMDQAYLHKTKRVSPSENRLSTVSSGKLNDGAQTQENLLEGNRKNVTTECMTPKFDFDQEAKIEALQFSLMVENDANVQKAEACANELDNICNMLKRKHEEAKELLVRALVNNNNLLMLNHPVYEEKIRAVQKFASRLTFKELEIEA; translated from the exons ATGGACTTCAACTTCGAGCCAGTTAGCAAGGGAAAGAAAAAGGGTTTTAACTTTGGCAT GGAAGATATGGATTTTTCTCTTGATGATGCATTTTGTAAGATGCCGTCTTTCAAGATGGATATGGCAGATCTTGATTTTTCTAGTTCTCCAAAAAAACCTGCAAAGTCAAAGGATAAGTCAGCACAGGATTATGCCAAGGGAGATCGTCTAGACAAGTGTGAAAAGTTCaccttttcttttgattttgatgG ATTGGATGACTTCAGCTTAAATGCCCCTTCAAGTATAGAAGAGAAGGGTGCGAGCTTTGACAAAAAGATAGAAAAAGATGGTTCTGAGTGTGGAGACTTTCCTGGACATGCTGAAAATAATATGAGAGAAACTACTAAAGATACCGTAGTCGAGGAACCTGCAGTATGTGAAAATGCGGTATTTTCAAAATCCGAAGATTTAGTGGTTTGTAATGACAACTCTGATATTCCCCTTGTTAATACTGCTAAAGAATTACTGGTGTCGACACATATAGTACAACAAAACGAGACACCAAATTCATCTGATAACAAATTTTCTGAGGGTACCCAAAAGCTGGACCTTCAAAGTTACTATGACCCAGCAAAAGAAAGTAGTGATCTGATTCCTGTTAACAAATCCACGCAATTAATTGGCTCACAGATTCCCGTGGAATCAGCAAAAGTGCACATTTATTCAGAGACTGAAAGAACAATGACTGCCCAGATTACAGATGATGAACTGCAGTCAAACGAAGAGACAACTTCCAAGCAACAATGTACCCATTTGAAACAAATGGACGTTTCTGCAAATATATGCTTGGTTGAAGCTTCGATTCAAGATGTTCTTTCAGAAAAATTGGAAATTAGTTCTCTAGTCAGGGACAAAAATGATATATCATGTACAGGTGGGTCCCATATTGAAGGACTTCCAGCATTTGTTGTTTCAACAGCGGAGAATGAAAAACAGATAGTAGACAAGTCATTGCTGCAAAGCTCAATGGATAAAATGAACATTAGTAGTGAGAAGAATGATCTTGCCGATGGTGATGATTTGTTTAGTGCTAAGCATCCGATAGATACTGTTGGGAATACTGCTTCAACTGGCGACTCAAATGCATTGTCCTTTACTGCCAGATCTACTGTTGAAACGCACAAGCCAACTTTGAAGGTTTCTGCAACATCATTTGGCAG TGGACCCAATGCTGCAAAAATAACAATACCTAAGAACAAAGTTCCAGGAGATATGAATTCAAATGATCCTGTCATACAACCCAAAAATGATGGAGGTAGGACGGACTTTTCGGCTTTTAAAGATAATAGGGAAGGCTCTATACATAAAGGTTCTTCAGACAAGAG TAGGTATAACAATGACCGGGTAAATGGGAAAAACAGGAATGAGGAGGGTATTAACATTATGCCAGATAGAAGAAAAGCAGCAATGAATGGTCTCACTTCACTTGAATGTGAGAAGATGGTCAAGAATGTCAAATCTTCTGG TGGGCCCAATGCTACAAAAACAATGCTACCTAAGAACAAGGTTCCAGGAGATATGAACTCAAAGTTTTCTGTCATAGAGCCCAGAAATGGTGGTGGTAGGACAGAGTTTTTGGCTTTTGAAGATTATGTAGAAGGCTCAACACATATAGGTTCTTTAGACAAAAG TTATAACAGTAATGGCAGCAGTAAATGTAATCAAAAGAAATTAGATGACAGTTCAAGTTCATGTAAAGATTTGATCAAACAAGATCCAATTTTGGAGAAAAGTGAGACAAAGGCTTCTACTCATACCACTGGGAG CAGGTCCGAGATTTTATCAATCCCACTAAATCAGGGAACTAAAGTTGGTAACCAGGGGCTAGAAAAAGTGAAAGACAAGGTTTCGAGCATCACAATTCAGAAATCAGATATTggtttaagaaataaaatttcatcCCAAAAGATTGACAAGAAAATGTCTGCTCTTCCTAGTTTGAAATTGACTAG ttTCTCTCCCCTTAGAAATACCATTACAGACAAACATCCAATAGGTGCCAGAGTGCAAGAAAATGTTAATGTGGGAAATTTTGATAGAAGCACAAGACTCCAATCGTGTATCAAAATAGCCTCTCCAGTTTTTCCCAAGAAACAAACATTGTTAACTCCCTCTTTGAAACGCAAGCTATCTGAG GCTGGTGATATGGATCAAGCATATCTTCACAAGACAAAACGCGTCTCACCCAGTGAAAACAG ATTGTCTACAGTTTCATCCGGAAAACTTAATGATGGG GCTCAAACACAAGAAAACCTCTTGGAAGGAAACAGAAAGAATGTCACAACAGAATGCATGACCCCTAAGTTTGATTTTGATCAAGAGGCAAAAATAGAGGCTCTGCAGTTCAGTTTAATGGTCGAGAATGATGCAAATGTCCAAAAGGCTGAGGCATGTGCCAATGAGCTTGACAAT
- the LOC130800828 gene encoding uncharacterized protein LOC130800828 isoform X10: protein MGYYRSILCFNAVILNTNSLYGFRLDDFSLNAPSSIEEKGASFDKKIEKDGSECGDFPGHAENNMRETTKDTVVEEPAVCENAVFSKSEDLVVCNDNSDIPLVNTAKELLVSTHIVQQNETPNSSDNKFSEGTQKLDLQSYYDPAKESSDLIPVNKSTQLIGSQIPVESAKVHIYSETERTMTAQITDDELQSNEETTSKQQCTHLKQMDVSANICLVEASIQDVLSEKLEISSLVRDKNDISCTGGSHIEGLPAFVVSTAENEKQIVDKSLLQSSMDKMNISSEKNDLADGDDLFSAKHPIDTVGNTASTGDSNALSFTARSTVETHKPTLKVSATSFGSGPNAAKITIPKNKVPGDMNSNDPVIQPKNDGGRTDFSAFKDNREGSIHKGSSDKSRYNNDRVNGKNRNEEGINIMPDRRKAAMNGLTSLECEKMVKNVKSSGGPNATKTMLPKNKVPGDMNSKFSVIEPRNGGGRTEFLAFEDYVEGSTHIGSLDKSYNSNGSSKCNQKKLDDSSSSCKDLIKQDPILEKSETKASTHTTGSRSEILSIPLNQGTKVGNQGLEKVKDKVSSITIQKSDIGLRNKISSQKIDKKMSALPSLKLTSFSPLRNTITDKHPIGARVQENVNVGNFDRSTRLQSCIKIASPVFPKKQTLLTPSLKRKLSEAGDMDQAYLHKTKRVSPSENRLSTVSSGKLNDGAQTQENLLEGNRKNVTTECMTPKFDFDQEAKIEALQFSLMVENDANVQKAEACANELDNICNMLKRKHEEAKELLVRALVNNNNLLMLNHPVYEEKIRAVQKFASRLTFKELEIEA from the exons ATGGGGTACTATAGGAGTATTCTTTGTTTCAATGCTGTCATTCTTAATACTAACTCTCTGTATGGATTTAGATTGGATGACTTCAGCTTAAATGCCCCTTCAAGTATAGAAGAGAAGGGTGCGAGCTTTGACAAAAAGATAGAAAAAGATGGTTCTGAGTGTGGAGACTTTCCTGGACATGCTGAAAATAATATGAGAGAAACTACTAAAGATACCGTAGTCGAGGAACCTGCAGTATGTGAAAATGCGGTATTTTCAAAATCCGAAGATTTAGTGGTTTGTAATGACAACTCTGATATTCCCCTTGTTAATACTGCTAAAGAATTACTGGTGTCGACACATATAGTACAACAAAACGAGACACCAAATTCATCTGATAACAAATTTTCTGAGGGTACCCAAAAGCTGGACCTTCAAAGTTACTATGACCCAGCAAAAGAAAGTAGTGATCTGATTCCTGTTAACAAATCCACGCAATTAATTGGCTCACAGATTCCCGTGGAATCAGCAAAAGTGCACATTTATTCAGAGACTGAAAGAACAATGACTGCCCAGATTACAGATGATGAACTGCAGTCAAACGAAGAGACAACTTCCAAGCAACAATGTACCCATTTGAAACAAATGGACGTTTCTGCAAATATATGCTTGGTTGAAGCTTCGATTCAAGATGTTCTTTCAGAAAAATTGGAAATTAGTTCTCTAGTCAGGGACAAAAATGATATATCATGTACAGGTGGGTCCCATATTGAAGGACTTCCAGCATTTGTTGTTTCAACAGCGGAGAATGAAAAACAGATAGTAGACAAGTCATTGCTGCAAAGCTCAATGGATAAAATGAACATTAGTAGTGAGAAGAATGATCTTGCCGATGGTGATGATTTGTTTAGTGCTAAGCATCCGATAGATACTGTTGGGAATACTGCTTCAACTGGCGACTCAAATGCATTGTCCTTTACTGCCAGATCTACTGTTGAAACGCACAAGCCAACTTTGAAGGTTTCTGCAACATCATTTGGCAG TGGACCCAATGCTGCAAAAATAACAATACCTAAGAACAAAGTTCCAGGAGATATGAATTCAAATGATCCTGTCATACAACCCAAAAATGATGGAGGTAGGACGGACTTTTCGGCTTTTAAAGATAATAGGGAAGGCTCTATACATAAAGGTTCTTCAGACAAGAG TAGGTATAACAATGACCGGGTAAATGGGAAAAACAGGAATGAGGAGGGTATTAACATTATGCCAGATAGAAGAAAAGCAGCAATGAATGGTCTCACTTCACTTGAATGTGAGAAGATGGTCAAGAATGTCAAATCTTCTGG TGGGCCCAATGCTACAAAAACAATGCTACCTAAGAACAAGGTTCCAGGAGATATGAACTCAAAGTTTTCTGTCATAGAGCCCAGAAATGGTGGTGGTAGGACAGAGTTTTTGGCTTTTGAAGATTATGTAGAAGGCTCAACACATATAGGTTCTTTAGACAAAAG TTATAACAGTAATGGCAGCAGTAAATGTAATCAAAAGAAATTAGATGACAGTTCAAGTTCATGTAAAGATTTGATCAAACAAGATCCAATTTTGGAGAAAAGTGAGACAAAGGCTTCTACTCATACCACTGGGAG CAGGTCCGAGATTTTATCAATCCCACTAAATCAGGGAACTAAAGTTGGTAACCAGGGGCTAGAAAAAGTGAAAGACAAGGTTTCGAGCATCACAATTCAGAAATCAGATATTggtttaagaaataaaatttcatcCCAAAAGATTGACAAGAAAATGTCTGCTCTTCCTAGTTTGAAATTGACTAG ttTCTCTCCCCTTAGAAATACCATTACAGACAAACATCCAATAGGTGCCAGAGTGCAAGAAAATGTTAATGTGGGAAATTTTGATAGAAGCACAAGACTCCAATCGTGTATCAAAATAGCCTCTCCAGTTTTTCCCAAGAAACAAACATTGTTAACTCCCTCTTTGAAACGCAAGCTATCTGAG GCTGGTGATATGGATCAAGCATATCTTCACAAGACAAAACGCGTCTCACCCAGTGAAAACAG ATTGTCTACAGTTTCATCCGGAAAACTTAATGATGGG GCTCAAACACAAGAAAACCTCTTGGAAGGAAACAGAAAGAATGTCACAACAGAATGCATGACCCCTAAGTTTGATTTTGATCAAGAGGCAAAAATAGAGGCTCTGCAGTTCAGTTTAATGGTCGAGAATGATGCAAATGTCCAAAAGGCTGAGGCATGTGCCAATGAGCTTGACAAT